Proteins co-encoded in one Epinephelus moara isolate mb chromosome 13, YSFRI_EMoa_1.0, whole genome shotgun sequence genomic window:
- the bub3 gene encoding mitotic checkpoint protein BUB3 isoform X1 — protein MTGSNEYKLNQGPEDSISAVKFSPSTAQFLLVSSWDCTVRLYDVGGNTMRMKYQHTAPVLDCAFYDPTHSWSGGLDAQLKTHDLNTDQDTIVGTHDAPIRCVEYCPEVNVMVTGSWDRSVRLWDPRTPCNAGTFTQPEKVYTLSVAGDRLIVGTAGRRVLVWDLRNMGYVQQRRESSLKYQTRCIRAFPNKQGYVLSSIEGRVAVEYLDPSQEVQKKKYAFKCHRLKEEGIEHVYPVNAISFHSIHNTFATGGSDGFVNIWDPFNKKRLCQFHRYPTSIASLAFNNDGTMLAIASSYMHEKGDISHPEDAIFIRQVTDAETKPKST, from the exons ATGACAGGCTCGAACGAGTACAAGCTAAACCAGGGACCAGAGGACAGCATCTCTGCTGTCAAGTTCAGCCCTAGCACAGCCCAGTTCCTGCTGGTTTCCTCCTGGGACTGCACCGTCCGTCTCTATGATGTCGGAGGGAACACCATGCGGATGAAGTACCAGCACACAGCTCCAGTTCTTGACTGTGCTTTTTAT gACCCGACACATTCTTGGAGTGGAGGTTTAGATGCACAATTAAAAACTCACGATTTGAACACAGACCAAG ATACAATAGTTGGAACACACGATGCCCCCATTCGTTGTGTGGAATACTGCCCAGAAGTTAATGTCATGGTAACGGGTAGCTGGGACAGATCGGTTCGGCTGTGGGACCCAAGGACACCCTGTAATGCTGGCACCTTTACTCAGCCTGAAAAG GTGTACACCCTCTCTGTGGCTGGAGATAGGCTGATCGTTGGCACAGCTGGAAGACGAGTCCTGGTGTGGGATTTGAGGAACATGGGCTACGTACAGCAAAGAAGAGAGTCCAGTCTCAAGTATCAGACTCGCTGCATTAGAGCCTTCCCCAACAAACAG GGCTACGTCTTGAGTTCAATCGAGGGACGTGTAGCTGTGGAGTACCTGGACCCGAGCCAAGAGGTTCAGAAGAAGAAGTATGCCTTCAAATGCCACAGGCTGAAGGAGGAGGGAATCGAGCATGTTTACCCTGTCAATGCCATCTCATTTCACAGTATTCATAACACCTTTGCCACAG GTGGCTCAGACGGCTTTGTGAACATCTGGGACCCGTTCAACAAGAAGCGCCTGTGTCAGTTCCACAGGTACCCGACCAGCATCGCCTCACTGGCCTTCAACAACGACGGCACCATGCTTGCAATCGCCTCTTCATACATGCACGAGAAGGGCGACATCAGCCACCCAGAGGACGCCATCTTCATCCGCCAAGTCACAGATGCCGAGACAAAACCCAA ATCAACCTGA
- the bub3 gene encoding mitotic checkpoint protein BUB3 isoform X2: MTGSNEYKLNQGPEDSISAVKFSPSTAQFLLVSSWDCTVRLYDVGGNTMRMKYQHTAPVLDCAFYDPTHSWSGGLDAQLKTHDLNTDQDTIVGTHDAPIRCVEYCPEVNVMVTGSWDRSVRLWDPRTPCNAGTFTQPEKVYTLSVAGDRLIVGTAGRRVLVWDLRNMGYVQQRRESSLKYQTRCIRAFPNKQGYVLSSIEGRVAVEYLDPSQEVQKKKYAFKCHRLKEEGIEHVYPVNAISFHSIHNTFATGGSDGFVNIWDPFNKKRLCQFHRYPTSIASLAFNNDGTMLAIASSYMHEKGDISHPEDAIFIRQVTDAETKPK, encoded by the exons ATGACAGGCTCGAACGAGTACAAGCTAAACCAGGGACCAGAGGACAGCATCTCTGCTGTCAAGTTCAGCCCTAGCACAGCCCAGTTCCTGCTGGTTTCCTCCTGGGACTGCACCGTCCGTCTCTATGATGTCGGAGGGAACACCATGCGGATGAAGTACCAGCACACAGCTCCAGTTCTTGACTGTGCTTTTTAT gACCCGACACATTCTTGGAGTGGAGGTTTAGATGCACAATTAAAAACTCACGATTTGAACACAGACCAAG ATACAATAGTTGGAACACACGATGCCCCCATTCGTTGTGTGGAATACTGCCCAGAAGTTAATGTCATGGTAACGGGTAGCTGGGACAGATCGGTTCGGCTGTGGGACCCAAGGACACCCTGTAATGCTGGCACCTTTACTCAGCCTGAAAAG GTGTACACCCTCTCTGTGGCTGGAGATAGGCTGATCGTTGGCACAGCTGGAAGACGAGTCCTGGTGTGGGATTTGAGGAACATGGGCTACGTACAGCAAAGAAGAGAGTCCAGTCTCAAGTATCAGACTCGCTGCATTAGAGCCTTCCCCAACAAACAG GGCTACGTCTTGAGTTCAATCGAGGGACGTGTAGCTGTGGAGTACCTGGACCCGAGCCAAGAGGTTCAGAAGAAGAAGTATGCCTTCAAATGCCACAGGCTGAAGGAGGAGGGAATCGAGCATGTTTACCCTGTCAATGCCATCTCATTTCACAGTATTCATAACACCTTTGCCACAG GTGGCTCAGACGGCTTTGTGAACATCTGGGACCCGTTCAACAAGAAGCGCCTGTGTCAGTTCCACAGGTACCCGACCAGCATCGCCTCACTGGCCTTCAACAACGACGGCACCATGCTTGCAATCGCCTCTTCATACATGCACGAGAAGGGCGACATCAGCCACCCAGAGGACGCCATCTTCATCCGCCAAGTCACAGATGCCGAGACAAAACCCAAGTGA